One window of the Fusobacterium animalis 7_1 genome contains the following:
- a CDS encoding DNA-processing protein DprA: MYSKEELLIFSFINSNYDISIQNLTYKIFNFSNKESINFFKLNRIEKIEFLKSFFNENNIEKIINIFDRINLYKIEVEKIIKNCEEKNIKIFYYSYENYPKNLIGIKESPYVIFVKGNLPSNEELEKSFAIVGTRKPSREGIDFARDIGQYLSQNSIYNISGLALGIDTEGHNMSLQKTGAILGQGLDLEIYPRENIKLAEMILENNGFLLSELIPQTEISLFSLIKRDRLQSALTSGIIIAETGIKGGTVNTFKYAREQKKKIFISDINKEFIEKYKKDLIIVKNSLDFEKKLKNNLIQKNLF, encoded by the coding sequence ATGTATAGCAAAGAAGAACTTTTAATCTTTTCATTTATAAACTCAAATTATGATATAAGCATACAAAATTTAACTTACAAAATTTTTAATTTTTCAAATAAAGAAAGTATAAATTTTTTTAAATTGAATAGAATAGAAAAAATCGAATTCTTAAAATCTTTTTTTAATGAAAATAATATAGAAAAAATTATAAATATTTTTGATAGAATAAATTTATACAAAATTGAAGTAGAAAAAATAATTAAAAATTGTGAAGAAAAAAATATAAAAATTTTTTATTATTCCTATGAAAATTATCCTAAAAATCTAATAGGTATAAAAGAAAGTCCTTATGTAATTTTTGTAAAAGGAAATTTACCTTCAAATGAAGAATTAGAAAAGTCTTTTGCAATAGTTGGAACAAGAAAGCCAAGTAGAGAAGGAATAGATTTTGCAAGAGATATAGGACAATATTTATCTCAAAATAGTATTTACAATATCAGTGGTTTAGCCTTAGGGATAGATACAGAAGGACATAATATGTCGCTACAAAAAACAGGAGCAATCTTAGGACAAGGTTTAGATTTAGAGATTTATCCAAGAGAAAATATTAAATTAGCAGAAATGATTCTAGAAAATAATGGTTTTTTATTATCAGAATTAATACCTCAAACAGAGATTTCTTTATTTTCATTGATTAAAAGAGATAGATTACAATCAGCTTTAACTTCTGGAATTATAATAGCAGAAACAGGTATAAAAGGTGGGACAGTAAATACTTTTAAATATGCAAGAGAACAGAAAAAGAAAATATTTATATCTGATATAAATAAAGAGTTCATAGAAAAATATAAAAAAGATTTAATTATTGTAAAAAATAGTTTAGATTTTGAAAAAAAATTAAAAAATAATTTAATACAAAAAAATCTTTTTTAG
- a CDS encoding DUF4253 domain-containing protein produces the protein MSNIEEFKKVYNFEFEEIKAKNYKEIEKKYLISYKEGKEKDFTPVFLVLDDVLLEKFELDMEDENTDNIMDIVKLNLEKYKDINVVEFLKNFQEENTEDVKENIEDYFTEKDYKYDDREKYNLELSILFDYDGNFKENVILVKVLTKNPYEVLGYFGMGGYNDCPLPAEQIAVAKYWYEKYGAAPAVITYDEIEFYVERPVQTLEETKKLAVEQYAFCYDIVDQCYGTFEKLADGLYKNIQWYFWWD, from the coding sequence ATGTCAAATATAGAAGAATTTAAAAAAGTATATAATTTTGAATTTGAAGAAATAAAAGCTAAGAATTATAAAGAGATAGAAAAGAAATATCTTATTTCATATAAGGAAGGAAAAGAAAAAGATTTTACTCCTGTATTTTTAGTTCTTGATGATGTCTTGTTAGAAAAATTTGAATTGGATATGGAAGATGAAAATACTGATAATATAATGGATATAGTAAAATTAAATCTTGAAAAATATAAAGATATTAATGTAGTTGAGTTTTTAAAAAATTTTCAAGAAGAAAATACAGAAGATGTAAAAGAAAATATAGAAGATTACTTCACAGAAAAAGATTATAAATATGATGATAGAGAAAAATATAATTTAGAGCTTTCAATTTTATTTGATTATGATGGAAATTTCAAAGAAAATGTTATTTTAGTAAAAGTTCTTACAAAAAATCCTTATGAAGTTTTAGGATATTTTGGAATGGGTGGCTATAATGATTGTCCTCTTCCAGCCGAACAAATAGCAGTTGCTAAGTATTGGTATGAAAAATATGGGGCAGCACCAGCAGTTATAACTTATGATGAAATTGAGTTTTATGTTGAAAGACCAGTTCAAACTTTGGAAGAAACTAAAAAGTTAGCAGTAGAACAGTATGCTTTTTGTTATGATATAGTTGACCAATGTTATGGAACATTTGAAAAATTAGCAGATGGACTATATAAAAATATACAATGGTATTTTTGGTGGGATTAA
- the recQ gene encoding DNA helicase RecQ yields the protein MKSEALKILKEYYGYDNFREGQEKIIDAILEKRNVLGIMTTGAGKSICYQIPALIFEGLTIIISPLISLMKDQVDSLRLIGIEASYLNSTLTSDEYNKILFRIKRGKIKLLYISPERLENKFFLNFIKTVKISMVVVDEAHCVSQWGENFRRSYLRIADFVKYLGGENQIQTLAFTATATPKIKVDIIEKLNIVNPFIYIDYFNRDNIYFKVVDNSGLDKDLDIDSKPFIIDYLRKHKGKSGIIYCSTRKNVDDIYNYLVGFNRSVTKYHGGMTKEERDKNQKLFLDDDVEIMVATNAFGMGINKSNIRYVIHANIPADLESYYQEAGRAGRDGGPAEAILIYNEKDRDIQRYLMEKEAEGKKDKNYLNKRLKNFNKMIEYAELKTCYREYILKYFGEKMIRNYCGYCENCKKEKNIKDFSLEAKKIISGVGRAKESLGISTLANMLMGKADTKMLNKGLDKISTFGIMKENKQEWIESFINYMISEKYLVQSAGSFPVLKLGEKYKDILNGNIKVIRKEDEKIDFDYYENDLFKELNSLRKEISKQENIAPYIIFSDMTLIEMAEKKPRNRWDMLKIKGIGNQKFKSYGERFLERINNYCMEERL from the coding sequence TTGAAATCAGAAGCACTCAAAATTTTAAAAGAATATTATGGTTATGACAATTTTAGAGAAGGGCAAGAAAAAATAATAGATGCTATCTTAGAGAAAAGAAATGTTTTGGGAATAATGACAACAGGGGCAGGAAAATCTATTTGTTATCAAATACCTGCTTTAATCTTTGAGGGATTAACTATAATAATTTCTCCTTTAATATCTTTGATGAAAGATCAAGTGGATAGTTTAAGGTTGATAGGAATAGAAGCAAGTTACTTAAATTCAACCTTAACAAGTGATGAATATAATAAAATCCTTTTTAGGATAAAGAGAGGAAAGATAAAATTATTATATATCTCACCAGAGAGATTAGAAAACAAATTTTTCTTAAATTTTATAAAAACTGTAAAAATTTCTATGGTAGTAGTTGATGAGGCACACTGTGTATCTCAATGGGGGGAAAATTTTAGAAGAAGTTATTTAAGAATAGCAGATTTTGTAAAATATTTAGGAGGAGAAAACCAAATTCAAACTTTGGCTTTTACTGCTACTGCAACCCCTAAAATTAAAGTGGATATAATAGAAAAATTAAATATAGTAAATCCATTTATTTATATAGATTACTTCAACAGAGATAATATTTATTTCAAAGTAGTTGATAATAGTGGGCTTGATAAAGATTTAGATATAGATTCTAAACCTTTTATTATAGATTATTTAAGAAAACATAAAGGAAAATCTGGAATAATATATTGTTCAACTAGAAAAAATGTAGATGATATTTATAATTATTTGGTAGGATTTAACAGAAGTGTTACAAAATATCATGGAGGAATGACTAAGGAAGAAAGAGATAAAAATCAAAAATTATTCTTAGATGATGATGTTGAAATAATGGTAGCAACTAATGCTTTTGGTATGGGAATAAATAAATCTAACATAAGATATGTAATTCATGCAAATATTCCAGCTGATTTAGAAAGTTATTATCAAGAAGCAGGTAGGGCTGGAAGAGATGGTGGACCTGCTGAGGCTATCCTTATATACAATGAGAAAGATAGGGATATTCAAAGATATTTAATGGAAAAAGAAGCAGAGGGAAAAAAGGATAAAAATTATCTCAATAAAAGATTAAAAAATTTTAATAAAATGATAGAATATGCAGAGTTAAAGACTTGTTACAGAGAATATATCTTAAAGTATTTTGGTGAAAAAATGATAAGAAATTATTGTGGTTATTGTGAGAACTGCAAAAAAGAAAAGAATATCAAAGATTTTTCATTGGAAGCAAAGAAAATTATTTCAGGTGTAGGAAGAGCAAAAGAAAGTTTAGGAATATCTACATTGGCTAATATGTTAATGGGAAAAGCAGACACTAAAATGTTAAACAAAGGGCTTGACAAAATTTCTACATTTGGGATAATGAAAGAAAATAAACAGGAGTGGATAGAAAGTTTTATCAATTATATGATTTCTGAAAAATATTTAGTACAGAGTGCAGGAAGTTTTCCAGTTTTAAAACTTGGTGAAAAGTATAAAGATATTTTAAATGGAAATATAAAAGTGATAAGAAAAGAAGATGAAAAAATTGACTTTGATTATTATGAAAATGATTTATTTAAAGAATTAAATTCTCTTAGAAAAGAGATTTCAAAGCAAGAAAATATTGCACCTTATATTATTTTTTCTGATATGACTCTTATAGAGATGGCAGAAAAGAAACCAAGAAATAGGTGGGATATGTTAAAAATAAAGGGTATTGGCAATCAAAAATTTAAAAGTTATGGAGAAAGGTTTTTAGAAAGAATTAATAACTATTGTATGGAGGAGAGATTATGA
- a CDS encoding alpha-2-macroglobulin family protein → MKKILKLVFILSLLTIAFVACKKDKGEQSTDSSQSETSQASDGYQQVLYVNEAKFNISGDLVVLFSEELDKKQDFKKLVEVEGLDGDITIMPFLNKLIIKGNFKKDNPYNVKVSKDIKGISGNSLTDDFIKYNLYVGKKEPSLSFADSGNVLPSINNKKINFNSVNVSKVKLEVIKVYTNNITQYLKLYSNEYGVNEWELKDDLGDVVFTKEYKIDSKEDQVIKNSIDLSNTIDTKGIYYVKISAIGQDSIDYDIEKYGEPNSFGYDEDVIYARAEKTIILSDIGIVANSNNSKLDLKLLNLNTLNPIPNAKLEFISPKNQTLEEGTTNSNGEYKSKTNLDNVFYVLVKSGNEFNVLYLAGSKINYSDFDIGGSLDGSDLKLYAYTDKGYYRPGDEINVSLIARSKEKMNDNQPFEYSFTGPDGSTKINNEIVKESKNGFYTFKIKTDMNDLTGAWTLSIKFGGKEITQKVFIESKIANTIAIETDEDKIYSKADIKNGAIDFKFSFKYLSGAKVDKDSNVNFDYSVIERETKSKKYKEYTFSNPSNYKYQFRNFAETKMDDTGEVSLALEMPDALQNKNLYLSTIVNVSDTNGRYSTETKVFEIINRENSVGVQKVSQNDNEASVKYILLNEKTDSLVAGKKLKYRVYNKEFNWWYDYYNDDEKSFKENIETILLEEGEITSGSSPELLKVTKLGDGTNFIEIEDEETGHSSGVFVYNYHYGDKKHGTIENLNITADKEKYNIGDIAKIKYSGAVGSKALITIEKDGKIIKEYWKTLTVKDNEETVVIEKDFFPNAYVSISVFQKYVDKQNDRPLRLYGSVPLMVDDKTKMLTLQVDTKSEVLPGGDLKIKLSNKENKKMYYEVFLVDEGILRMTDYAKPDPYKFFYEKRAKLVQSYDNFSNIIERYSDKVANRLKTGGGDSEEDALDSSMVAKKAAYKKEDMQLFGDAQRFANLTIFRGVAESDANGNATVDVKLPNFFGKMRLFVVAVSDESYGSAEKSISVKAPVIVETSAPRVLKVGDKFTVPVTLFPIEKAIGNSEITLTYNGKTYNKKVNVKDGKSEKVLFELEAPTTVGTTKIDIDFKSSKYSYKDTINLNVDTNYPYQYNEKSIILEPNQEFTLSASEYKDFINGSVKSKLTLSSYQKLGIEKLIKSLLDYPYICLEQISSKGMAMLYIDNLTTDPIEKNDAKNEINAIIGKLNNNYQLRNGAFAYWPGSQEEGISTVYAIRFLIEAKEKGYYIPETMFENAKAYLNSIAMRTDVPKIEVLYLLAAIGDPNVSEMNIVFDRYYKNISVVEKWRLLAAYSKIGEKDFARKEADKLPRKAERKDGSYYADDSAEILKYYTVIYGTADAELYNSVLAMAKSDAWLTTYEKANIVQALAGDGKVSPERKNLSFKLIVDGKEQNLELKDGEYTFRNLGIKENAKKIVIKNTSSSKLYVNSFYKGKPVKYDEKDESKNITITRKFVDMAGKEIDVKSLKAGTRFKMILTSKLANADSPDISLLQILPSGWEFDNTQANIQSAGGDMIPVPVSDAEEADNEEYGDSSSPNNVNYVDIKDDRVAYFYPLYSGEDKVIEINLIAVTPGTYRLPGTKVESMYNNNYRAYLKGFEVKVKE, encoded by the coding sequence ATGAAAAAAATTCTAAAACTGGTATTTATTTTATCTTTATTGACAATAGCTTTTGTAGCTTGTAAAAAAGATAAGGGAGAACAATCAACTGATTCCAGCCAATCAGAAACAAGTCAAGCATCTGATGGCTATCAACAAGTACTTTATGTAAATGAAGCAAAGTTTAACATATCTGGAGATTTGGTAGTATTATTTTCAGAGGAACTTGATAAAAAACAAGATTTTAAAAAATTAGTTGAGGTTGAAGGTTTAGATGGAGATATAACTATTATGCCTTTTTTAAATAAACTTATTATAAAAGGGAACTTTAAAAAAGATAATCCATATAATGTAAAAGTTAGTAAGGATATAAAGGGAATTTCTGGAAATTCTTTAACAGATGATTTTATTAAATATAATTTATATGTGGGTAAAAAAGAACCTAGTCTATCATTTGCTGATTCTGGAAATGTTTTACCAAGTATAAATAATAAGAAAATTAATTTTAATTCTGTAAATGTCTCAAAAGTTAAACTTGAAGTAATAAAAGTTTATACAAATAATATAACTCAATATTTAAAACTATATTCTAATGAATATGGAGTTAATGAATGGGAGCTTAAAGATGATTTAGGAGATGTTGTTTTTACAAAAGAATATAAAATAGACAGTAAAGAAGATCAAGTTATAAAAAATAGTATAGATTTAAGTAATACAATAGACACTAAAGGAATTTATTATGTAAAAATATCTGCAATAGGACAAGATAGTATAGATTATGATATAGAAAAATATGGTGAACCTAATAGCTTTGGTTATGATGAAGATGTAATTTATGCAAGAGCAGAAAAAACAATAATACTTTCAGATATAGGGATAGTTGCTAATTCTAATAATTCAAAGTTAGATTTAAAGTTATTAAATCTTAATACTTTAAATCCAATTCCAAATGCAAAATTAGAATTTATAAGTCCTAAAAACCAAACTCTTGAAGAAGGAACAACTAATTCAAATGGAGAATATAAATCTAAAACTAATTTAGATAATGTTTTTTATGTGCTTGTAAAATCTGGTAATGAATTTAATGTCCTTTACTTAGCAGGAAGTAAGATAAATTATTCTGATTTTGATATAGGAGGTTCATTAGATGGTTCTGATTTAAAACTTTATGCTTACACAGATAAAGGATATTATAGACCCGGTGATGAAATAAATGTGTCTTTAATAGCTAGAAGTAAAGAAAAAATGAATGATAATCAACCTTTTGAATATTCATTTACAGGACCAGATGGTTCAACTAAGATAAATAATGAAATAGTTAAAGAATCTAAAAATGGTTTTTATACTTTCAAAATTAAAACTGATATGAATGATTTAACAGGAGCTTGGACTTTATCAATTAAATTTGGTGGAAAAGAAATTACTCAAAAGGTATTTATTGAATCTAAGATTGCAAATACAATAGCCATTGAAACTGATGAAGATAAAATTTATTCTAAGGCAGATATAAAAAATGGAGCAATAGATTTTAAATTCTCCTTTAAATATTTAAGTGGAGCAAAAGTAGATAAAGATTCAAATGTAAACTTTGATTATAGTGTTATAGAAAGAGAAACAAAATCAAAGAAATATAAAGAATATACTTTTAGTAATCCATCAAATTATAAATATCAATTTAGAAATTTTGCTGAAACAAAAATGGATGATACAGGAGAAGTTAGTTTAGCATTAGAAATGCCTGATGCTTTACAAAATAAAAATCTTTATTTAAGTACAATAGTAAATGTGTCAGATACTAATGGAAGATATAGTACAGAAACTAAGGTATTTGAAATTATAAATAGAGAAAATTCAGTTGGAGTTCAAAAAGTAAGTCAAAATGATAATGAAGCAAGTGTAAAATATATTCTATTAAATGAAAAAACTGATAGTTTAGTTGCAGGAAAGAAATTAAAATATAGAGTATATAACAAAGAATTTAACTGGTGGTATGACTACTATAATGATGATGAAAAATCATTTAAAGAAAATATTGAAACTATTCTTTTAGAGGAAGGAGAAATTACTTCTGGTTCTTCACCTGAACTTTTAAAAGTTACTAAATTAGGTGATGGTACAAACTTTATAGAAATAGAAGATGAAGAAACAGGACATAGTTCAGGGGTTTTTGTTTATAATTATCATTATGGAGATAAAAAACATGGAACTATTGAAAATTTGAATATCACTGCTGATAAAGAAAAATACAATATTGGAGATATTGCAAAGATTAAATATAGTGGAGCAGTTGGTTCAAAAGCATTAATAACTATTGAAAAAGATGGTAAGATTATAAAAGAATATTGGAAAACTTTAACTGTAAAAGATAATGAAGAAACTGTTGTTATTGAAAAAGATTTCTTCCCTAATGCTTATGTAAGTATATCAGTTTTCCAAAAATATGTTGACAAACAAAATGATAGACCATTAAGACTTTATGGTTCAGTTCCATTGATGGTTGATGATAAGACTAAAATGTTGACTTTACAAGTTGATACTAAGTCAGAAGTTTTGCCAGGTGGAGATTTAAAAATAAAATTATCTAACAAAGAAAATAAAAAGATGTACTATGAAGTATTCCTTGTAGATGAAGGAATATTGAGAATGACTGATTATGCAAAACCAGATCCTTATAAATTCTTCTATGAAAAAAGAGCTAAGTTAGTTCAAAGTTATGATAACTTCTCTAATATCATTGAAAGATATTCTGACAAGGTTGCTAATAGATTGAAAACTGGTGGAGGAGATTCTGAGGAAGATGCCTTAGATAGTTCTATGGTAGCAAAAAAAGCAGCTTATAAAAAAGAAGATATGCAATTATTTGGAGATGCACAAAGATTTGCTAATTTAACTATATTTAGAGGTGTTGCAGAAAGTGATGCAAATGGTAATGCAACAGTTGATGTAAAATTACCTAATTTCTTTGGAAAAATGAGATTATTTGTTGTGGCAGTTTCAGATGAAAGTTATGGAAGTGCTGAAAAGTCAATTTCAGTAAAAGCACCAGTGATAGTTGAAACTTCTGCACCAAGAGTTTTAAAAGTTGGAGATAAATTTACTGTTCCTGTAACTTTATTCCCTATTGAAAAAGCTATTGGAAATTCAGAAATTACTTTAACTTACAATGGAAAAACTTATAATAAAAAAGTTAATGTAAAAGATGGTAAGAGTGAAAAAGTTTTATTTGAGCTTGAAGCACCAACAACTGTTGGAACAACTAAAATAGATATTGATTTTAAATCTAGTAAATATAGTTATAAGGATACTATTAACTTGAATGTTGATACAAATTATCCTTATCAATATAACGAAAAATCAATAATATTAGAGCCTAATCAAGAATTTACATTGTCTGCATCAGAATATAAAGATTTTATAAATGGAAGTGTAAAATCTAAGTTAACACTTTCTAGTTATCAAAAATTAGGAATAGAAAAATTAATAAAATCATTGTTAGATTATCCTTATATTTGTTTGGAACAAATATCATCAAAAGGTATGGCAATGTTATATATTGATAATTTGACAACTGACCCAATAGAAAAAAATGATGCTAAAAATGAAATAAATGCTATAATTGGAAAATTAAATAATAATTACCAATTGAGAAATGGAGCATTTGCATATTGGCCAGGTTCACAGGAGGAAGGAATATCAACTGTATATGCAATTAGATTTTTAATAGAAGCAAAAGAAAAAGGTTACTATATTCCAGAAACTATGTTTGAAAATGCTAAGGCTTATCTAAATTCAATAGCAATGAGAACAGATGTACCAAAAATAGAAGTTTTATATCTATTGGCAGCAATAGGAGACCCTAATGTTTCTGAAATGAATATAGTTTTTGATAGATACTATAAAAATATATCTGTTGTTGAAAAATGGAGACTACTTGCTGCATACAGTAAAATAGGTGAAAAAGATTTTGCTAGAAAAGAAGCAGATAAACTTCCTAGAAAAGCAGAAAGAAAAGATGGAAGTTATTATGCAGATGACAGTGCTGAAATATTGAAATATTACACAGTTATTTATGGTACAGCAGATGCAGAGCTTTATAATTCTGTTCTTGCAATGGCTAAGAGTGATGCTTGGTTGACTACTTATGAAAAAGCTAATATAGTTCAAGCATTGGCAGGAGATGGAAAAGTAAGTCCTGAAAGGAAAAATCTATCTTTCAAACTTATAGTTGATGGAAAAGAACAAAACTTAGAGCTAAAAGATGGAGAATATACATTTAGAAATTTAGGTATAAAAGAAAATGCTAAGAAAATAGTTATAAAAAATACTTCATCTAGTAAATTATATGTAAATTCTTTCTATAAAGGAAAACCTGTAAAATATGATGAAAAAGATGAAAGTAAAAATATTACTATAACAAGAAAATTTGTTGATATGGCTGGAAAAGAAATAGATGTTAAGAGCTTAAAAGCTGGAACTAGATTTAAAATGATATTAACTTCTAAATTAGCTAATGCAGATTCACCAGATATCTCATTGTTACAAATTTTACCAAGTGGTTGGGAATTTGATAATACACAAGCTAATATTCAAAGTGCAGGTGGAGATATGATACCAGTTCCTGTATCTGATGCAGAAGAAGCTGATAATGAAGAATATGGAGATAGTTCATCACCTAATAATGTTAATTATGTAGACATAAAAGATGATAGAGTTGCTTACTTCTATCCACTATATTCAGGAGAAGACAAAGTAATTGAAATTAATTTAATTGCTGTAACTCCTGGAACATATAGATTACCTGGAACAAAAGTTGAGTCTATGTATAATAATAATTACAGAGCATATCTAAAAGGTTTTGAAGTTAAGGTTAAGGAATAA
- the pbpC gene encoding penicillin-binding protein 1C encodes MLKNINFKKVIIFFITLFILLFIYLIKVYITYDPKKLVKEINYSKVVLDRKGEILSVFLNNEEEFHIKYDGEVPETLKTAVINYEDKKFYSHSGVDYPRILKSFFNNIIGRKKMGASTISMQVVKLLEPKKRTYFNKLIEVVKAYKLESEFSKEEILKIYLNNVPYGSNIIGYSGAIKMYFNKEVKDLSYAEAALLAVLPNSPGILNLKKNNDKLEAKRNRLLKTLLDRKLIDERQYKFSLLEKFPNKIYYYEKKAPQFSIFLKNKYPEKIIKSTLDYNLQKKLEKIVHDYSNAMKDVGINNAAVLVVNNKTKEVLAYVASQDFYDKRNNGEIDGLQAKRSPASLLKPFLFALSIDDGLIVPDSIYPDVPIYFGNFYPKNLSNTFTGMVKMDEALIKSLNIPFVKLLSDYGVDRFYYFLENNDNYPEDRFDKYGLSLILGTREMRPVDIAKLYTGLANYGKVSNLKYTLTEDKPKEYQQFSKGASYLTLETLSKVVRPGNEKLYSEQRPISWKTGTSYGMKDAWSVGVSPDYTVLVWLGNFNQKSIFSLSGVETAGNLLFKVFNIVDINSKTFEKPTDDLKEIEIDEKTGYRKFYDVESKKVLYPKDAKLLRISPYYKKIFVDEDDMEIDSRSPNFDKRKEKIVIEYPIEVSNYFFLNGVRENKNVKIAYPVQNLNIFVPKDFDGYKKVAMKLYNPNNEYVYWYLDEDYVGYSNEKEKFFELDIGKHKLTIVTENGAREEVKFNINKR; translated from the coding sequence ATGTTAAAAAATATTAATTTTAAGAAAGTGATTATTTTTTTCATAACTCTTTTTATATTGCTTTTTATTTATTTAATAAAAGTATATATAACTTATGACCCTAAAAAATTAGTAAAAGAAATTAATTATAGTAAAGTTGTTTTAGATAGAAAAGGAGAGATTTTATCTGTATTTTTAAACAATGAAGAAGAATTTCATATAAAATATGATGGAGAAGTTCCTGAAACACTTAAAACAGCAGTTATTAATTATGAAGATAAAAAGTTCTATTCACATTCAGGTGTAGATTATCCTAGAATATTAAAATCATTTTTTAATAATATAATAGGCAGAAAAAAAATGGGAGCAAGTACGATAAGTATGCAAGTTGTAAAGTTGCTTGAGCCTAAAAAAAGAACATACTTTAATAAATTGATTGAGGTAGTCAAAGCATATAAATTAGAAAGTGAATTTTCAAAAGAAGAAATTTTAAAAATCTACTTAAATAATGTACCCTATGGTTCAAATATAATTGGATATTCTGGGGCTATAAAGATGTATTTTAATAAAGAGGTAAAAGATTTAAGTTATGCAGAGGCAGCACTTTTGGCAGTTTTACCAAATTCACCTGGAATTTTAAATTTAAAAAAGAATAATGATAAACTTGAAGCTAAAAGAAATAGACTTTTAAAAACTTTATTAGATAGAAAATTAATAGACGAAAGGCAGTATAAATTTAGTTTGCTTGAAAAATTTCCTAATAAAATTTATTATTATGAGAAAAAAGCACCACAATTTTCTATATTTTTAAAAAATAAATATCCTGAAAAAATTATAAAGTCAACTTTGGACTATAATTTACAAAAGAAATTAGAAAAAATTGTACACGACTACTCAAATGCTATGAAAGATGTAGGTATAAATAATGCAGCTGTCTTAGTTGTAAATAATAAAACTAAGGAAGTTCTTGCCTATGTTGCTTCACAAGATTTTTATGATAAAAGAAATAATGGAGAGATTGATGGTTTACAAGCTAAAAGGTCTCCTGCTTCACTTTTGAAACCATTTCTTTTTGCCTTATCAATAGATGATGGACTTATAGTTCCAGATAGTATTTATCCAGATGTACCAATATATTTTGGAAATTTCTATCCTAAAAATTTAAGCAATACTTTTACAGGTATGGTAAAAATGGATGAAGCTCTTATAAAATCTTTAAATATTCCTTTTGTCAAACTGTTATCAGATTATGGAGTGGATAGATTTTATTATTTCTTAGAAAATAATGATAATTATCCAGAAGATAGATTTGATAAATATGGACTTTCTTTAATCTTGGGAACAAGAGAGATGAGACCTGTTGATATAGCAAAATTATATACGGGACTTGCAAATTATGGAAAGGTATCAAATTTAAAATATACTTTAACAGAAGATAAACCAAAAGAATATCAACAATTTTCTAAGGGAGCAAGTTATTTAACACTTGAAACTTTATCTAAGGTTGTAAGACCAGGAAATGAAAAATTATATAGTGAACAAAGACCTATTTCTTGGAAAACAGGTACAAGTTATGGAATGAAAGATGCTTGGTCTGTTGGAGTAAGTCCTGATTACACAGTTCTTGTTTGGCTAGGAAACTTCAATCAAAAATCTATTTTTTCACTATCAGGAGTAGAAACAGCAGGAAATTTATTATTTAAAGTTTTTAATATAGTGGATATTAATTCAAAAACTTTTGAAAAACCCACAGATGATTTAAAAGAAATAGAAATTGATGAAAAGACAGGTTATAGAAAATTTTATGATGTGGAGAGTAAAAAAGTTCTATATCCTAAGGATGCAAAATTATTGAGAATATCTCCATACTATAAAAAAATATTTGTTGATGAAGATGATATGGAGATTGATTCAAGGAGTCCAAATTTTGATAAAAGAAAAGAAAAAATTGTGATAGAATATCCAATAGAGGTTTCAAACTATTTCTTCTTAAATGGTGTCAGAGAGAATAAGAATGTAAAAATTGCTTATCCAGTACAAAACTTAAATATCTTTGTCCCAAAAGATTTTGATGGTTACAAAAAGGTGGCTATGAAATTATATAATCCTAATAATGAATATGTTTATTGGTATCTTGATGAAGATTATGTAGGCTATTCAAATGAGAAAGAGAAATTTTTTGAGCTTGATATAGGAAAACATAAACTTACTATTGTTACAGAAAATGGAGCAAGGGAAGAAGTAAAATTTAATATAAATAAGAGGTAG